In Oryza sativa Japonica Group chromosome 3, ASM3414082v1, one DNA window encodes the following:
- the LOC136355724 gene encoding FCS-Like Zinc finger 14-like, producing the protein MVEKASAVARKLDVSVGRCSTSPYGSGGLPSPTSPLDRAALHAPSPRGVWRHRDAGGVGLGILAALEAQEEEEARKPAVSAVAIAASASASSSAAATTTRRRAARLEVSELGCSGRCATSLCGSGAGAAAFRVAEFLACCDLCRRPLDGKDIFMYRGERAFCSMECRYHAIVSDEFQQEKDRKRRAAAAAAPRDIPSKVSAAPSTAAAEIAGSPCSGGGQIFFTTGIVAA; encoded by the coding sequence ATGGTGGAGAAGGCCAGCGCCGTGGCGCGCAAGCTCGACGTCTCCGTCGGCCGCTGCTCGACGTCCCCGTACGGGAGCGGCGGTCTcccgtcgccgacgagcccgCTCGACCGCGCGGCGCTtcacgcgccgtcgccgcgcggcGTGTGGCGGCACCGCGACGCGGGCGGGGTCGGGCTCGGCATCCTGGCGGCGCTCGAggcgcaggaggaggaggaggcgcggaaGCCCGCGGtgtccgccgtcgccatcgcggcgtcggcgtcggcgtcgtcctccgcggccgccaccaccacccggcgccgcgccgcgagGCTGGAGGTCTCGGAGCTCGGGTGCAGCGGGCGGTGCGCCACCAGCCTGtgcggctccggcgccggcgcggcggcgttccGGGTGGCGGAGTTCCTGGCGTGCTGCGACCTCTGCCGGCGGCCGCTCGACGGCAAGGACATCTTCATGTACAGAGGGGAGCGCGCCTTCTGCAGCATGGAGTGCCGCTACCACGCCATCGTCAGCGACGAGTTCCAACAGGAGAAGGACCGgaagcgccgcgccgccgccgccgccgccccgagggATATCCCCAGCAAGGTCTCCGCCGCCCCATcaaccgcggcggcggagatcgccggatcgccgtgctccggcggcggccagATCTTCTTCACCACCGGAATCGTAGCCGCCTGA